From a region of the Georgenia yuyongxinii genome:
- a CDS encoding nitrate reductase subunit alpha — protein sequence MTATKPEATQRSREPAAEDALLKLGTFLRRGKASPDLRQIFLEGGREGDAFYRDRWSHDKVVRSTHGVNCTGSCSWKVYVKDGIITWETQQTDYPSVGPNSPEYEPRGCPRGAAFSWYTYSPTRVRYPYVRAALLNLYREAKARLTDPVEAWADIVEDPARARQYKAARGKGGLVRATWEEVEEIMAAAHVYTTQQYGPDRLAGFSVIPAMSQVSYGAGSRFYSLMGGQMLSFYDWYADLPMASPQVFGDQTDVPESADWFNAGYLIMWGSNIPVTRTPDAHFMAEARYHGQKVVAVSPDYADNTKFADEWLAVHPGTDGALALAMGHVILSEFHVRERTPRFLEYMKRYTDSPFLVSLEPRDDAYVPGKFLTAADFAGDPEHAALADGEQPAFRTVLLDDGGTPVVPNGTLGDRFGEAGKGRWNLDLGDVDPTLTLADLPGSEAVAVDLPRFDVPPTPESGATGAHTGGTGVVRRGVPVRRVAGRLVTTVYDLLLAQYGVARDGLPGTWPAGYDDPTTPGTPAWQEELTGVPANAAIRIGREFADNAVRSKGRSMIVMGAGVNHYFHADTIYRAMLALTTMTGCQGVNGGGWAHYVGQEKVRPITGFQQYGFALDWQRPPRQMTATSFWYLATDQWRYDGMPADALASPLAGGTFAGRTTADTLVEAVKRGWTPSFPTFNRNPLLLTQEAAEAGKEVADHVVDELKAGNLRYAVEDPDAPENFPRVLTVWRSNLLGSSAKGNEYFLKHLLGTESAVRAAETAPERRPRDIVWREQAPEGKLDLLTAIDFRMTSTTLFSDIVLPAATWYEKYDLSSTDMHPFVHAFTPAINPPWQTRSDFAIFQSLARKVSALSAGHLGVHRDVVAAPLAHDTPDELTTPHGTVAAMDELPMTPGVTMPKLVVVERDYPNLAAKFDALGPLPDKLGMVTKGVAFDPTEEVHALGEKNGRATSGVAAGRPLLDKDTKACEMILAFSGTTNGRLATQGFENMEKRTGTRLADLSADHAGTRITFADTQLRPQAVVTSPEWSGSEHGGRRYSAFVINVERLKPWHTLTGRQHFFLDHDWMSEIGENLPVFRPPLDMHRLFGDAIPGDTTPTGSAPAGVAEVAVRYLTPHSKWSIHSEYQDNLFMLALSRGGPSIWMSVQDAAKIGVKDNEWIEAYNRNGVIVARAVVSHRMPEGTVYMHHAQDRVIDVPVAETSGLRGGIHNSVTRVLLKPSHLIGGYAQLSYAFNYIGPTGNQRDEVTVIRRRSQEVQYS from the coding sequence ATGACGGCCACCAAGCCCGAGGCCACCCAGCGCAGCCGCGAGCCCGCCGCAGAGGACGCCCTGCTGAAGCTGGGCACGTTCCTCCGGCGCGGCAAGGCCTCCCCGGACCTGCGCCAGATCTTCCTCGAGGGCGGCCGGGAGGGTGACGCGTTCTACCGCGACCGGTGGAGCCACGACAAGGTGGTGCGCTCCACGCACGGGGTGAACTGCACGGGTTCGTGCTCGTGGAAGGTGTATGTCAAGGACGGCATCATCACCTGGGAGACCCAGCAGACCGACTACCCCTCGGTGGGCCCGAACTCCCCCGAGTACGAGCCCCGCGGCTGCCCCCGCGGCGCCGCGTTCTCCTGGTACACCTACTCCCCCACCCGGGTGCGCTACCCCTACGTGCGCGCCGCCCTGCTCAACCTCTACCGCGAGGCGAAGGCCCGGCTCACCGACCCGGTCGAGGCCTGGGCCGACATCGTCGAGGACCCAGCCCGTGCCCGGCAGTACAAGGCCGCCCGCGGCAAGGGCGGCCTGGTGCGTGCCACGTGGGAGGAGGTCGAGGAGATCATGGCCGCGGCCCACGTGTACACCACCCAGCAGTACGGGCCGGACCGGCTGGCCGGCTTCTCCGTCATCCCGGCGATGTCGCAGGTCTCCTACGGCGCCGGCTCACGGTTCTACTCGCTCATGGGCGGGCAGATGCTCTCCTTCTACGACTGGTACGCGGACCTGCCGATGGCCTCCCCGCAGGTCTTCGGCGACCAGACCGACGTGCCGGAGTCGGCGGACTGGTTCAACGCCGGGTACCTGATCATGTGGGGCTCAAACATCCCGGTCACCCGGACCCCGGACGCCCACTTCATGGCCGAGGCCCGCTACCACGGTCAGAAGGTGGTGGCGGTCTCCCCCGACTACGCCGACAACACCAAGTTCGCCGACGAGTGGCTCGCCGTGCACCCCGGGACCGACGGCGCGCTGGCCCTGGCGATGGGGCACGTGATCCTCTCCGAGTTCCACGTCCGCGAGCGCACCCCCCGCTTCCTGGAGTATATGAAGCGGTACACCGACTCCCCGTTCCTGGTCAGCCTCGAGCCGCGCGACGACGCCTACGTGCCCGGCAAGTTCCTCACCGCCGCCGACTTCGCCGGCGACCCCGAGCACGCCGCCCTGGCCGACGGCGAGCAGCCCGCCTTCCGCACCGTCCTCCTGGACGACGGCGGCACCCCGGTGGTCCCCAACGGCACCCTGGGTGACCGGTTCGGCGAGGCGGGCAAGGGCCGGTGGAACCTCGACCTGGGAGACGTCGACCCCACCCTCACCCTGGCCGACCTGCCCGGCAGCGAGGCCGTCGCGGTGGACCTGCCGCGTTTCGACGTCCCACCCACCCCCGAGTCGGGCGCGACCGGCGCGCACACCGGCGGCACCGGCGTCGTGCGCCGCGGGGTGCCCGTGCGGCGGGTGGCCGGCCGCCTGGTCACCACCGTCTACGACCTCCTCCTCGCCCAGTACGGGGTGGCCCGTGACGGGCTGCCCGGCACCTGGCCGGCCGGCTACGACGACCCCACCACCCCCGGCACCCCCGCCTGGCAGGAGGAGCTCACCGGCGTCCCCGCCAACGCGGCCATCCGCATCGGCCGCGAGTTCGCGGACAACGCGGTGCGCTCCAAGGGCCGGTCGATGATCGTCATGGGCGCCGGCGTCAACCACTACTTCCACGCCGACACCATCTACCGGGCGATGCTGGCGCTGACCACCATGACCGGCTGCCAGGGCGTCAACGGCGGCGGCTGGGCGCACTACGTGGGCCAGGAGAAGGTCCGGCCGATCACCGGCTTCCAGCAGTACGGCTTCGCCCTGGACTGGCAGCGCCCGCCCCGGCAGATGACCGCCACCTCCTTCTGGTACCTGGCCACCGACCAGTGGCGCTACGACGGCATGCCCGCCGACGCCCTCGCCTCCCCGCTCGCCGGCGGCACGTTCGCCGGGCGCACGACGGCGGACACCCTCGTCGAGGCGGTCAAGCGTGGCTGGACCCCGAGCTTTCCCACCTTCAACCGCAACCCCCTGCTCCTCACCCAGGAGGCCGCGGAGGCGGGCAAGGAGGTGGCCGACCACGTGGTCGACGAGCTCAAGGCCGGTAACCTGCGCTACGCCGTCGAGGACCCCGACGCCCCGGAGAACTTCCCCCGGGTGCTCACCGTATGGCGCTCGAACCTGCTCGGCTCCTCCGCCAAGGGCAACGAGTACTTCCTCAAGCACCTGCTCGGCACCGAGTCGGCCGTCCGGGCGGCCGAGACCGCGCCGGAGCGGCGCCCGCGGGACATCGTCTGGCGCGAGCAGGCCCCCGAGGGCAAGCTCGACCTGCTCACCGCGATCGACTTCCGGATGACCTCGACCACGCTGTTCTCCGACATCGTGCTGCCGGCCGCCACCTGGTACGAGAAGTACGACCTGTCCAGCACGGACATGCACCCGTTCGTGCACGCCTTCACCCCGGCGATCAACCCGCCGTGGCAGACCCGCTCGGACTTCGCGATCTTCCAGAGCCTGGCCCGCAAGGTCAGCGCGCTCAGCGCCGGCCACCTCGGGGTGCACCGCGACGTCGTCGCCGCCCCGCTCGCCCACGACACCCCCGACGAGCTGACCACCCCGCACGGCACCGTCGCCGCCATGGACGAGCTGCCCATGACGCCGGGCGTGACGATGCCCAAGCTGGTGGTCGTCGAGCGGGACTACCCCAACCTCGCGGCAAAGTTCGACGCCCTCGGTCCGCTGCCGGACAAGCTCGGCATGGTGACCAAGGGCGTCGCCTTCGACCCGACGGAGGAGGTCCACGCCCTGGGCGAGAAGAACGGCCGCGCGACCTCCGGCGTCGCCGCCGGGCGGCCCCTGCTGGACAAGGACACCAAGGCCTGCGAGATGATCCTGGCCTTCTCCGGCACCACCAACGGCCGGCTGGCCACCCAGGGCTTCGAGAACATGGAGAAGCGCACCGGCACCCGGCTGGCGGACCTCTCCGCCGACCACGCCGGCACCCGCATCACCTTCGCCGACACCCAGCTGCGCCCGCAGGCGGTGGTCACCTCCCCGGAGTGGTCCGGCTCCGAGCACGGCGGACGGCGGTACTCGGCGTTCGTCATCAACGTCGAGCGGCTCAAGCCCTGGCACACCCTGACCGGGCGGCAGCACTTCTTCCTCGACCACGACTGGATGAGCGAGATCGGGGAGAACCTGCCCGTCTTCCGGCCCCCGCTGGACATGCACCGGCTGTTCGGTGACGCCATCCCCGGCGACACCACACCCACCGGGTCCGCACCCGCCGGGGTGGCCGAGGTGGCCGTGCGCTACCTGACGCCGCACTCGAAGTGGTCCATCCACTCCGAGTACCAGGACAACCTGTTCATGCTCGCCCTCTCCCGCGGCGGCCCGAGCATCTGGATGTCGGTGCAGGACGCCGCCAAGATCGGCGTCAAGGACAACGAGTGGATCGAGGCTTACAACCGCAACGGCGTGATCGTGGCCCGCGCGGTGGTCTCCCACCGCATGCCCGAGGGCACGGTGTACATGCACCACGCCCAGGACCGCGTCATCGACGTGCCGGTGGCGGAGACCTCCGGGCTGCGCGGCGGGATCCACAACTCCGTGACCAGGGTGCTGCTCAAGCCCAGCCACCTCATCGGCGGCTACGCCCAGCTGAGCTACGCGTTCAACTACATCGGCCCCACGGGCAACCAGCGTGACGAGGTGACGGTCATCCGTCGCCGCAGCCAGGAGGTGCAGTACTCATGA
- a CDS encoding MFS transporter, which translates to MSAEQAGTAPGTRPGARAAGTSASAGRPNVMLLLATIGFFVNFWAWSLIGPLGPTYQEDLALTPIQLSVAVAVPVIVGSLGRIPIGALTDRLGARVMFPLVSILTIIPTLFVGLVADNFVMILIGGFFLGLGGTAFAVGVPFVNAWFAPARRGTALGIFGMGNAGTAVAAFTTVSLAERFGRAGPFILVAVLLAAYAVVARVLLRDAPGRTAPAGSLLTRTVATLKIPVTRQLALIYAMGFGGFVAFSVYLPTYLTTDYDLTRADASFRTAGFVILAVVARPLGGWLSDRWHPVPVLTVCFSLAGLAAVLAALKLELLPVGTVAFLTLAATLGAASGACFALVAKVAPADKVGSVTGIVGAAGGLGGFFPPLVMGAVYSSTGAYTIGFALLALSAFAVAAFTWGPVRRASRPGA; encoded by the coding sequence GTGAGCGCCGAGCAGGCGGGCACCGCACCCGGTACGCGGCCCGGGGCACGGGCCGCCGGGACGTCGGCGAGTGCGGGCCGCCCCAACGTCATGCTGCTCCTCGCCACCATCGGCTTCTTCGTCAACTTCTGGGCCTGGTCGCTCATCGGTCCGTTGGGACCGACCTACCAGGAGGACCTCGCGCTCACGCCGATCCAGCTCTCGGTGGCCGTCGCGGTGCCCGTCATCGTCGGCTCGCTCGGCCGCATCCCCATCGGTGCGCTCACCGACCGGCTCGGCGCCCGGGTGATGTTCCCGCTCGTGAGCATCCTGACGATCATCCCCACTCTGTTCGTGGGCCTGGTCGCGGACAACTTCGTCATGATCCTCATCGGCGGGTTCTTCCTCGGCCTCGGCGGCACCGCATTCGCCGTCGGCGTCCCGTTCGTCAACGCCTGGTTCGCGCCCGCCCGGCGCGGCACCGCGCTCGGCATCTTCGGGATGGGCAACGCCGGGACCGCCGTCGCGGCGTTCACCACGGTGAGCCTCGCGGAGCGGTTCGGCCGTGCGGGCCCGTTCATCCTCGTCGCTGTGCTGCTCGCCGCGTACGCCGTCGTCGCGCGGGTCCTGCTTCGCGACGCCCCGGGCCGCACGGCACCCGCCGGGTCGCTCCTCACCCGCACGGTCGCGACGCTGAAGATCCCCGTCACGCGCCAGCTTGCGCTCATCTACGCGATGGGCTTCGGCGGGTTCGTGGCCTTCAGCGTCTACCTGCCCACCTACCTCACCACCGACTACGACCTCACCCGGGCCGACGCCTCGTTCCGCACCGCGGGCTTCGTCATCCTCGCCGTGGTCGCCCGACCCTTGGGCGGCTGGCTCTCCGACCGGTGGCACCCGGTGCCCGTCCTCACGGTGTGCTTCTCGCTCGCCGGCCTGGCGGCGGTCCTGGCGGCGCTCAAGCTCGAGCTGCTCCCGGTCGGGACCGTCGCGTTCCTGACGCTGGCCGCGACCCTCGGTGCGGCGTCGGGCGCCTGCTTCGCCCTCGTGGCGAAGGTCGCCCCGGCCGACAAGGTCGGCTCGGTCACCGGCATCGTCGGCGCCGCCGGCGGTCTCGGCGGGTTCTTCCCGCCGCTCGTCATGGGCGCCGTCTACAGCAGCACCGGCGCCTACACGATCGGCTTCGCGCTGCTCGCCCTCTCCGCCTTCGCCGTCGCCGCCTTCACCTGGGGCCCGGTGCGCCGCGCCTCCCGCCCCGGCGCCTGA
- a CDS encoding MogA/MoaB family molybdenum cofactor biosynthesis protein, translating to MLGVVITVSDRCARGEAEDRSGPLAATLLADLGVRADVVVVPDGVESVRAAVGDALAAGARLVLTTGGTGIGPRDVTPEGTRPLLARELPGLAQAIRDRGAAKLPAAVLSRGLAGIAAGRDGEVLVVNAPGSPGAVRDAVAVLGPLVGHVLDQLAGGAH from the coding sequence GTGCTCGGTGTGGTCATCACCGTCTCGGACAGGTGCGCGCGCGGCGAGGCCGAGGACCGCTCCGGCCCGCTGGCGGCGACGCTGCTGGCCGATCTCGGTGTGCGCGCGGACGTGGTGGTGGTCCCGGACGGCGTGGAGAGCGTGCGGGCGGCGGTGGGCGACGCGCTCGCGGCCGGCGCTCGCCTCGTCCTCACCACCGGGGGGACCGGCATCGGGCCGCGCGATGTCACTCCCGAGGGGACACGCCCGCTGCTCGCCCGGGAGCTGCCCGGGCTCGCGCAGGCCATACGTGACCGCGGCGCGGCAAAGCTGCCCGCCGCGGTGCTCTCCCGCGGCCTGGCGGGCATCGCCGCGGGACGCGACGGCGAGGTGCTCGTGGTCAACGCCCCAGGGTCCCCGGGAGCGGTGCGGGACGCGGTGGCCGTGCTGGGCCCGCTCGTGGGGCACGTGCTCGACCAGCTCGCCGGCGGCGCGCACTAG
- the mobA gene encoding molybdenum cofactor guanylyltransferase produces the protein MAVPDTFDAIVLAGGTAQRLDGVSKPDVELAGRRLLDHVLAATAGADRVVVVAPDTVEVPDGVLRTLEDPPHGGPVAGIAAGLAALDGHPARGAAAAPLVLLLSCDVPFAAGAVPRLLEAATSSGRDGACLKDSSGYLQWLVGVYRTAALRARLDTLAPELRGSSVRALTSHLTLAAVPAQGREAADVDTWPDLDALT, from the coding sequence ATGGCCGTTCCCGACACCTTCGACGCGATCGTCCTCGCCGGCGGCACCGCCCAGCGGCTCGACGGCGTCTCCAAGCCCGACGTCGAGCTGGCCGGCCGCCGCCTGCTGGACCACGTGCTGGCCGCCACCGCCGGTGCCGACCGGGTGGTCGTCGTCGCCCCTGACACCGTCGAGGTGCCCGACGGTGTCCTGCGCACCCTGGAGGACCCGCCCCACGGCGGGCCGGTGGCCGGCATCGCGGCAGGCCTCGCCGCGCTGGACGGGCACCCGGCCCGCGGCGCGGCCGCGGCCCCGCTGGTCCTCCTGCTCTCGTGCGACGTGCCCTTCGCCGCCGGGGCCGTGCCGCGTCTGCTCGAAGCGGCCACCAGCAGCGGGCGCGACGGCGCGTGCCTGAAAGACTCCTCCGGCTACCTGCAGTGGCTGGTCGGCGTGTACCGGACGGCGGCGCTACGGGCACGCCTGGACACCCTCGCCCCCGAGCTGCGCGGCTCGTCGGTGCGGGCCCTGACGTCGCACCTGACGCTCGCCGCGGTCCCGGCACAGGGCCGCGAGGCCGCCGACGTCGACACCTGGCCGGACCTCGACGCCCTGACCTGA
- the moaC gene encoding cyclic pyranopterin monophosphate synthase MoaC: protein MRLTHLDDAGHARMVDVTGKQPTVREAVATGEVRCSQHVMTALREGTVPKGDVLAVARIAGIAAAKKTPELLPLAHTIGVHGATVDLELAADRVVITATVRTADRTGVEMEALTAVCVAALAVVDMVKGVDRSAEITAVKVVAKSGGRSGDWHRPVG, encoded by the coding sequence CTGCGGCTGACCCACCTCGACGACGCCGGGCACGCCCGGATGGTCGACGTCACCGGCAAGCAGCCCACCGTCCGCGAAGCGGTCGCCACCGGCGAGGTCCGCTGCAGCCAGCACGTGATGACAGCGCTGCGCGAGGGCACCGTGCCCAAGGGCGACGTGCTCGCCGTCGCCCGCATCGCCGGCATCGCCGCCGCAAAGAAGACGCCCGAGCTGCTGCCGCTGGCCCACACCATCGGCGTGCACGGCGCCACCGTGGACCTCGAGCTGGCGGCGGACCGGGTGGTCATCACCGCCACCGTGCGCACGGCCGACCGGACCGGGGTGGAGATGGAGGCCCTCACCGCGGTCTGCGTCGCGGCGCTGGCGGTGGTCGACATGGTCAAGGGCGTGGACCGGTCCGCGGAGATCACCGCCGTCAAGGTGGTGGCGAAGTCCGGGGGCCGCTCCGGCGACTGGCACCGCCCCGTAGGCTGA
- a CDS encoding molybdopterin molybdotransferase MoeA: MITVEQHLDRILAAVAPLPPRALPLAQALGCVLAQDVAATVAVPPFDNSAMDGYAVQAADVTSASETVPVRLQVVGDLPAGSAERPPVAPGTAVRIMTGAPMPPGADAVVPVEATDQVAGPGEGARLPQVVQIRQPARPGAHVRRAAGDVAPGTVVLRAGTRLRARDLSTAASTGHGTLLVHPPVRVGVLSTGSELVTPGEPLAHGQIPDSNETLVAGMVRESGAVPVVLGAVVDDAAALRARLTENLGRVDAIVTTGGVSAGAYDVVKEVLAPLGEVSFERVAMQPGKPQGFGVLARPDGGPGVPMFCLPGNPVSVFVSFQVFVHPALQRMRALVADAGPRPTTDAVAATGWRCPAGRRQFMPVAVEEVRDGELRVRPATVGGSGSHLVASLARADALAVVDADVEAVAEGDVVRVMMVP, encoded by the coding sequence ATGATCACCGTCGAGCAGCACCTGGACCGCATCCTGGCAGCCGTGGCCCCGCTGCCACCGCGTGCACTGCCGTTGGCGCAGGCACTCGGGTGCGTGCTGGCCCAGGACGTCGCGGCCACCGTCGCGGTGCCACCGTTCGACAACTCCGCGATGGACGGCTACGCCGTGCAGGCGGCCGACGTAACGAGTGCGAGCGAGACCGTGCCGGTGCGGCTGCAGGTGGTCGGCGACCTGCCCGCGGGCTCGGCCGAGCGGCCACCGGTCGCGCCCGGGACCGCCGTGCGGATCATGACCGGTGCGCCGATGCCGCCGGGCGCGGACGCCGTCGTCCCCGTGGAGGCGACCGACCAGGTGGCGGGCCCGGGCGAGGGCGCCCGCCTGCCCCAGGTCGTCCAGATCCGCCAGCCCGCCCGGCCCGGCGCCCACGTGCGCCGGGCCGCGGGTGACGTCGCCCCCGGCACGGTCGTGCTGCGGGCCGGGACGCGGCTGCGCGCCCGCGACCTGTCCACCGCGGCCTCCACCGGGCACGGCACGTTGCTCGTTCACCCCCCGGTGCGCGTGGGCGTGCTGTCCACCGGCTCCGAGCTCGTGACGCCCGGGGAGCCGCTGGCGCACGGGCAGATCCCGGACTCCAACGAGACGCTCGTGGCCGGCATGGTCCGTGAGTCCGGCGCGGTGCCGGTGGTGCTCGGCGCGGTGGTCGACGACGCCGCCGCCCTGCGTGCCCGCCTCACCGAGAACCTGGGCCGGGTGGACGCGATCGTCACCACCGGCGGGGTCAGCGCGGGCGCGTACGACGTCGTCAAGGAGGTGCTCGCCCCGCTCGGCGAGGTGAGCTTCGAGCGCGTCGCCATGCAGCCGGGCAAGCCGCAAGGCTTCGGGGTGCTCGCCCGCCCCGACGGCGGCCCCGGCGTGCCGATGTTCTGCCTGCCGGGCAACCCGGTGAGCGTGTTCGTGAGCTTCCAGGTGTTCGTCCACCCCGCGCTGCAGCGGATGCGCGCGCTGGTGGCCGACGCGGGCCCGCGCCCCACCACCGACGCCGTCGCCGCCACCGGCTGGCGGTGCCCGGCCGGTCGGCGACAGTTCATGCCGGTGGCTGTGGAGGAGGTGCGCGACGGCGAGCTGCGGGTGCGCCCGGCCACCGTGGGCGGCTCGGGCTCCCACCTGGTGGCGTCCCTCGCGCGGGCCGACGCGCTCGCGGTGGTCGACGCCGACGTGGAGGCCGTGGCGGAGGGCGACGTCGTACGCGTCATGATGGTCCCGTGA
- a CDS encoding ThiF family adenylyltransferase, with product MPLPPLVDPGPPLTREQVQLYSRHLLLGQLGEDGQRRLRAARVLVMGAGGLGAPALLYLAAAGVGQVGIVDDDVVDASNLQRQVIHTLADVGRPKVDSAAEKMHALNPEVEVTRHHLRLDAANARDIFAAYDLVLDGTDNFPTRYLVNDVCAELGLPLVWGSILRFDAQVSVFWSRPRPAAGRAAAADASDLPPAVTLRDLFPSPPPAGTTPSCGQAGVLGAMCGQVGSVMATEAVKLITGTGEPLLGRVLVLDALSSRWSELPVRPRTGARPPATVAELGYDPTGSPAGSAGAACLVSDVAAPAPALAEPPAISAAELAERLTARERGADDFVLLDVREPAERSIVAIPGAVGIPLGKVLTDPEAAVHRLGLARPGGVARELLVHCRSGQRSADAVRALRDAGARAVNVDGGVLAWVEDVDPTLPTY from the coding sequence ATGCCACTGCCGCCCCTGGTCGACCCGGGTCCGCCGCTCACACGTGAGCAGGTCCAGCTGTACTCGCGCCATCTGCTGCTCGGTCAGCTCGGCGAGGACGGGCAGCGCCGGCTGCGCGCCGCTCGGGTGCTGGTGATGGGTGCCGGCGGCCTCGGCGCCCCGGCGCTGCTGTACCTCGCGGCGGCCGGGGTGGGCCAGGTGGGCATCGTCGACGACGACGTCGTGGACGCCTCGAACCTCCAGCGCCAGGTCATCCACACCCTCGCCGACGTCGGCAGACCGAAGGTGGACTCCGCAGCCGAGAAGATGCACGCGCTCAACCCCGAGGTCGAGGTCACCCGGCACCACCTCCGGCTGGACGCGGCCAACGCCCGGGACATCTTCGCGGCCTACGACCTCGTGCTCGACGGCACGGACAACTTCCCCACCCGCTACCTGGTCAACGACGTCTGCGCCGAGCTGGGTCTGCCCCTCGTGTGGGGCTCGATCCTGCGCTTCGACGCCCAGGTCTCGGTGTTCTGGTCCCGGCCCCGACCCGCCGCCGGCCGCGCTGCCGCGGCGGACGCCTCGGACCTGCCCCCCGCCGTCACCCTGCGGGACCTGTTCCCTTCCCCGCCGCCGGCCGGAACCACCCCGTCGTGCGGGCAGGCCGGCGTGCTCGGCGCGATGTGCGGGCAGGTTGGTTCGGTCATGGCCACCGAGGCGGTCAAGCTCATCACCGGCACCGGCGAGCCGCTCCTGGGCCGGGTGCTGGTCCTGGACGCGCTCTCCTCACGCTGGAGCGAGCTGCCGGTGCGGCCCCGTACCGGCGCCCGGCCGCCCGCCACGGTCGCCGAGCTGGGCTACGACCCCACGGGCAGCCCGGCCGGCTCCGCCGGTGCCGCCTGCCTGGTCAGCGACGTCGCGGCACCCGCCCCAGCGCTCGCCGAGCCGCCGGCCATCTCCGCCGCCGAGCTTGCCGAGCGGCTCACCGCCCGGGAGCGGGGCGCCGACGACTTCGTCCTCCTCGACGTCCGCGAGCCCGCCGAGCGGAGCATCGTGGCCATCCCCGGCGCGGTGGGCATCCCGCTCGGGAAGGTCCTCACCGATCCCGAGGCGGCCGTGCACCGGCTGGGCCTGGCCCGGCCGGGCGGGGTGGCTCGCGAGCTGCTCGTGCACTGCCGCAGCGGCCAGCGCTCCGCCGACGCCGTCCGCGCCCTGCGCGACGCCGGCGCCCGGGCCGTCAACGTCGACGGCGGCGTGCTGGCCTGGGTCGAGGACGTCGACCCCACCCTGCCCACCTACTGA
- a CDS encoding DinB family protein has protein sequence MAIEGDTKDWTWVLQRRCEQCGVESAREDPASVPALLRDAVGRWREVLRRPDVRDRPDDATWSPLEYAAHVRDVFGVFAGRLRLMVDEGEPTFADWDQDGAAVAGEYASQDPAAVSADLTTAGLALADAFAAVPAQSWERRGLRSNGSEFTVRTLGQYFIHDVLHHLHDVRG, from the coding sequence ATGGCGATCGAGGGCGACACCAAGGACTGGACCTGGGTGCTCCAGCGCCGCTGCGAGCAGTGCGGTGTGGAGTCCGCCCGCGAGGACCCGGCGAGCGTGCCCGCCCTGCTGCGTGACGCCGTCGGACGCTGGCGGGAGGTCCTGCGCCGCCCGGACGTGCGCGACCGTCCCGACGACGCCACCTGGTCCCCCCTTGAGTACGCCGCCCATGTGCGGGACGTCTTCGGCGTGTTCGCCGGCCGGCTCCGGCTCATGGTCGACGAGGGCGAGCCGACGTTCGCCGACTGGGATCAGGACGGCGCCGCGGTCGCGGGCGAGTACGCGAGCCAGGATCCAGCTGCGGTGTCCGCAGACCTGACGACGGCGGGGCTCGCCCTCGCCGACGCGTTCGCCGCCGTCCCGGCCCAGTCATGGGAGCGTCGAGGCCTGCGAAGCAACGGCTCGGAGTTCACCGTCCGCACGCTGGGCCAGTACTTCATCCACGACGTTCTGCATCACCTGCACGACGTACGGGGCTGA
- a CDS encoding MarR family winged helix-turn-helix transcriptional regulator, producing MPESPESMRLAAERVLDRMALLNRRSRAFAATVAQRSGLQPAQVQLLFALYRASECRVAALAEQQLVDPSVASRQIASLEKAGLIARRSDPEDGRATLVSLTEAGLDRLRALRRLHVTAAADAVADWPLEHVDRLAADLEVLIGGIEHAHSNFAGLEPDNEQQEQHA from the coding sequence GTGCCCGAATCGCCCGAGTCCATGCGTCTTGCCGCCGAACGCGTCCTTGACCGGATGGCCCTGCTGAACCGGCGCTCCCGCGCCTTCGCGGCGACCGTCGCGCAGCGCAGCGGGCTGCAGCCCGCTCAGGTCCAGCTGCTCTTCGCCCTGTACCGGGCGAGCGAGTGCCGGGTGGCCGCCCTGGCCGAGCAGCAGCTCGTCGACCCCTCCGTGGCCAGCCGGCAGATCGCCTCGCTGGAGAAGGCTGGCCTGATCGCCCGGCGCTCAGACCCGGAGGACGGCCGGGCGACCCTGGTCTCCCTCACCGAGGCCGGTCTCGACCGCCTGCGGGCCCTGCGCCGGCTGCACGTCACGGCCGCCGCTGACGCCGTGGCGGACTGGCCGCTCGAGCACGTCGACCGGCTGGCCGCGGATCTCGAGGTCCTCATCGGCGGGATCGAGCACGCCCATTCCAATTTTGCCGGCCTGGAGCCGGATAACGAACAACAGGAGCAGCACGCGTGA